TCTGGGCGGAGAGTGGTCATGGAACCAGAGGTAGTGACGCACGACGGGCGGCGGACGGCCTACCGCCGGACGGACTTCGGCGGCGGCGGACCGACGGTCCTGTACGTCCACGGGAGCGGCGGGAACCGCGGGGTGTGGGTCCGCCAGTACGGCTGGCGCGAGCATCCCGGCCCGGCGGTCGCGCTCGATCTGAGCGGGCACGGCGAGAGCGAGGACGTGACGACCCCGCCCGGTCCCGAGACGCTCGACGCGTACGCCGACGACGCGGTGGCGGTCGCCCGCGAGGTCGGCGCGGACGTGCTCGTGGGGAACTCCCTCGGCGGCGCGGTCGTCCAGCGGGTCGCGCTCGACCGCAGCGACGACCTCGATCTCGCGGCGCTCGTCCTGTGCGGAACGGGCGCGAAGCTCGGCGTCGTCGACCCCCTGAAGGACGCGCTCGCCACCGACTTCGAGGGCGCGATCGAGACGCTCCACGGCGAGGACATGCTGTTCCACGACGCCGACGCCGAGGCGCGCGCGGCGTCCGAAGCCGCCATGCGCGAGACGGGACGGGCGGTCACCGAACGGGACTTCCTCACCTGCGACGCATTCGACGTGCGCGGCCGACTCGGCGACCTGGACGCCCCCTGCCTCGCCGTGACCGGCGAGCACGACCGCCTCACGCCCGTCGCGTTCCACGAGTACCTCGCCGAGCGGCTCCCCGACTGCGATCTCAGCGTCGTCCCCGACGCGGCCCACCTCTCGATGGTCGAGGCGAGCGCGGCGTGGAACGCGGCGCTCGCGGAGTTCCTCGACGGGCGCGTCGAGCGCGCCTGAGTGCCGACGCTGGACGGCCGACGAGCGCGAAGATGCGCCGCTGCGCCCCGCCTAGACGACCGCGAGGTACGGCCC
The Halomarina pelagica DNA segment above includes these coding regions:
- a CDS encoding alpha/beta fold hydrolase; translated protein: MEPEVVTHDGRRTAYRRTDFGGGGPTVLYVHGSGGNRGVWVRQYGWREHPGPAVALDLSGHGESEDVTTPPGPETLDAYADDAVAVAREVGADVLVGNSLGGAVVQRVALDRSDDLDLAALVLCGTGAKLGVVDPLKDALATDFEGAIETLHGEDMLFHDADAEARAASEAAMRETGRAVTERDFLTCDAFDVRGRLGDLDAPCLAVTGEHDRLTPVAFHEYLAERLPDCDLSVVPDAAHLSMVEASAAWNAALAEFLDGRVERA